The Pleurodeles waltl isolate 20211129_DDA chromosome 7, aPleWal1.hap1.20221129, whole genome shotgun sequence genome contains the following window.
GTTACGCTTTTGAAACGGGAGTCAGGTGAAACCTCAATGCACCAACGTTTGTTGTGTAAACTAGATAAAGGAACGCGACCTTATTTAGTCAGTTTAGTAAAGCACTACATTACGACTACACACGAGCCTCTTGCTAATGGGGATATTTTTATGCAATTGTACTGAAACTTTAAGTTCATCAATTGGTCTCATGCATGACCAAATAACATGTCAAAAGCAACTCTTACGATTGTCTATGCTACGTTTTTTTGCTCGGTCTTACATGGCATTTTTGTGTTTATTCACTCTAGAACGTGACAAGGAGAATCGTCACAGGAAACGGAGTCACAGTCGCTCAAGGAGCCGTGATCGAAAGCGACGTAGTCGTAGCAGGGAGAGGCGTGTCAGAGAACAGCGTAGTGGTTCCCGGGATCGAAGACGTCGCAGGTATGAGGGTACCGTGCTGTTCGTTGACTTGCATCAGTGAACGGACGGGGCCATTGTTTTGTCTCCACGTCTTTGCCATTGTTTTGTCTCAACGTCTTTGCTTTTATAAGTCTTTTGCACGCTTTTTTTGGTTAAACCAGACTTGTATATTTGCTTTGCCACGTATTGCTCTTAATCTGTTTCCTCGACCATTGTACGTGCTACCTATACGTTTTTGTTGCATTCTGAAAGACTACATTTTGCATGTGTTGTGTGCTCCACAGTGGCACAGTGATTGTTAAccactcatattttttttttttactccttatCAATTTTTGTCTAGGGATAACCTTGTAGAACACATACAGCCATCGTTTGATAAGAGGTTAGCATACCACTTTTGGGCTCCTGACAAAGTTGAGTGCTTAAACAAATTTTGCTCTTTCAGTCTCCGACACTGCAagtcttttttttccatttctccTGTTCACAGCAGGTCCCCcagacatgaaaagaaaaagaagatccgCAAGTACTGGGATGTTCCACCTCCTGGTTTTGAACACATCACACCAATGCAGTATAAAGCCATGCAAGGTATATATCTTCCCGAGCatcccacacacatacaaatcgCTTGTTGTATAGATGTACGTGCATGTATGTACACTACCACAACTAGCTTTTCCCGTTGGGCATCTAGTGGATGTTACCATTGGTGGGCTTTAGTGTTTTCGGAAGTAGTTTTAAGCATATTTGCACTTCAGTTGGGCTTCTGAACAGTGCCCTAGCAAACCGCAACGCAGTGGAGtgtctgtgtatatatacacactgtacagacatacacacaagcaacCGGAGGAATCCTCTGGTATTCATTTTGTATTCACGCTACACCTATGTTTTGTGTGCAGGAACTCTTGATATTGAAATACACGTGCTTCTTCTCTTGGTCCctagtctgttttttttctttataacaGGTTATATCTTGTCTTGCTTCCTTCGGTGAATCGTATCCACCTCTGGTACAGGGATAGtgtttgttttgaatgtttggATTGGTGTTTCTCTCTCCTAGCCGCGGGTCAGATTCCAGCAACAGCTCTCCTTCCGACCATGACCCCAGATGGACTGGCCGTGACCCCTACCCCTGTGCCCGTCGTCGGCAGCCAGATGACCAGGCAGGCCCGCCGACTCTACGTTGGAAATATCCCCTTCGGAATCACTGAGGTACCCGTGGTTTCCATATGCCGTCCTCCGTTCTCTCCTACCGAGAAGCTTTGTGTGCAATAGGTCTATAGTAAAGATTGCATTGGAACTTGGTCACAAGACTAACTACCTTTTTTCCCCCCCATTTTCAGCTCCTCGTATCTTATATTTCAGGTTTTGTGGCTGTTCAGTTAGTCCCACCAGGATTGTCAGTGTTTCACTTGCCTCTGGCGATGCATGTTTGAGGTGAACAGGCATATTTTCAGTCCCATTATTTGTTTTGGCATAAACACGCAGGGATGGCATATTATCTGGGGTTCAAGGTGTACGTATTAATTAATCCACTTCTGTGTTATGGCTGGACCGTTGAAATAAAACCTGGCATGACTAGAACGTCAAGGCTTTACGGAGTGAGTCTTCCGCCAGCTTTAAAAGTTGTGCAAGATGGCTTGAACAAGGGCAGAAGATAATCTACTCTTTAATGGTGTGCATAATATAGCAAACTTACTTTTAGTAAGTCaagagacaggggggggggggggtggtgatggCGCGCACTGGCCACTGTACAATAAGAAAACATAGGGAGTAACCTTAAAGTGTATAGTTCACCTATATTAGTGCAGTAGTCATTTAGACGTGCTGTTGCTGCTAGGACTTCCTGAACGGTTCCCTTTGGTCAAGATGGCTAAACGGGTTGCTTGCATTCCCTGTGAGGATGGTGGCTGATGAGGATGGGTGTTGGGTATTTCCAGATTTTCACGGAAAGGATCAACTATGTAATGGACTGCATCAAGATAATACATTCCAAAATTACATAgctgactactgtgtttatttcaCCACAAGCTTCCTTTTCAGCTAGCGAACAAAGGtcaattggtgttagatttttctttaaaaaatggaaaGTATACAAATAAAATTGACTCCCGCTTAATAAAAACAAAGATCAAAGAGTTGTTTCCATTTCTTTTTTAAGTGAAATTGTGGGGCTGAAATCCCTTCGTAGCAAAATAAGTTTGCTGCCATCGTCCAAGGCAAGTAGGAGCTTCTAGATTTTACGCCTGCTCTTTGCTGTATATTATTTCAGCGGGTTGGTGCCACACAAACCTATATCATGTTGGTGTTATTTTGTGTTTCCTTCTACATTTTCTGCCTCCTCTGCAGGAAGCCATGATGGATTTCTTCAACGCCCAGATGCGCCTTGGAGGTTTGACGCAGGCCCCAGGAAACCCGGTGCTGGCTGTGCAAATAAACCAAGACAAAAACTTTGCTTTCCTGGAGGTGAGGTTCTAATTCGTGTAGTATCCCGCATCCCAATTAGTCTTTCTCCTTCTCACACAAGCCTCTTAGTTAAACGATGTAGGCGTTTTATAGTAGGAggctaacttttttttttgtttttttcctccccgGGTTGCGGACTGCATCCATGCCAGTAGCACTGCCCTTCTACTTGAGTCTTTCAGATATAAATTCCATACTGGAAAGTTACTTTCAATTTTGCCCAAACTCACTTTTTCTGGGCATGGGGAGTTCGGTAGAACGGCATTGCAGCATTTATCTCTATTTTACTGCTTGTGGACTTTAGGATCCTGGACCTATCATCGTTTGCGACAAAACACGCATTGCCCAATGTGTGTCTCCAATATCAACTTAGTAAAATGGAGTAGCATAAACATGGCGTTTATACAGATAGCcagcttctgcctcctcttttgcaGTTCCGCTCGGTGGATGAAACGACACAGGCCATGGCTTTTGATGGCATAATTTTCCAGGGGCAGTCTCTAAAGATCCGACGACCACACGATTATCAGCCACTCCCTGGCATGTCTGAGAATCCGTCGGTGTATGTACCAGGTAAGGCTGTTTTAGCTTGCTTAAacgctttttttggggggggtgggtgcatGGAAATCGACAACTAAACGCTAATATAAGTGGTACCCCCTTTAACTTAAATGCTTGCTAATCTGTTTGTATTTTTCTATAGGCGTAGTATCTACGGTGGTGCCAGACTCTGCGCACAAGCTGTTTATTGGCGGTTTGCCCAACTATCTTAACGATGACCAGGTAACCGTGGCACAATTTATAATCTGTTTtacgtgttttattttttgtggtgtAATTTGGGTGTTTAGTTACGTTTTTAATGGCAAGCTGAATTTGGTGTTAGAGTCCGGCTAGGGATATGGAAGAGTTGGGCAAGTGGGTTGAGGCAAAGAGCGGCCCATAACCTATACTGCAGAAACGAATGGCCACACAAATACCAAAGTATGCACACAGCTGCCTATTTACGGATTAAATCCACTATGATCTTCCCCCCCTCCGCACGCAGTAGGAAGTCACCAGAATTGTATAATCTGGCTTTCAGTTTTATGGAATGCATATTtctaacatttccgtctgtatttatccatacttGTTTTTGGCATTCTTACTGGTGTTTATTGTTTTGAAAACAGACctataaaatggtatatttccacatttatataACTTTAAGGCATGCACTCATCCGTGGATGCCTGTTCCGGTTTAGCAAATTAAACTGCACATGTAACAAATCACTACATCCACAGGTACATGTTAGCATTATACTTCAAATATGTAAATGCATGTCTGTATTGAAGGACATCTCGTCCTGTTTATCTCCCTATTTTATTTGTTCTGCTGTTGgccttgaatttaaaaaaaaaaaaaaacaatcttaaatgggtaGGTTCAAGGATTGTTTTCTGTGTTAATCCTTCAGGCTTTCCAGCACAGAAGATGAGACATGTGACTTGTAAAATCTGCACAACTGTCTTTTTGCCCCAACCCCCTTCTTAGTGGTGATAGCAGTCACCATCTAACTGGTGTGAAACTTCTTTTATCAACTCAATGCAAGACCAGCCAAGTCAGCGTAACTAAAGTAATCCCCTTCTAGTGGTGCATTGTATAAAGTTATGCATCCTAGGCTTAAATGACTGCTGCTTAAGGGTGTCCTTTGCTCAATAACGTGGAAAGTAGTTCAGCATTGGCGGCACTGGTAACCTCAAAACGACAAAAACAAGCCGCCAATAAAGGTGCAGAGTTCACTTTATGCTTGCACATTCCCAACATAATATCCTCTTGAGTGCAGCAGGAGCTTCTTTACGCTTACTCTCCTTTAGTCCACTCGGAACATTACAATAAATCAAACACCATCCATTACTTTCAGAAACTGACAATCACAGAAGTAAACATCTTGAGAGAGAAAAACCTTATAACTATCACCCTT
Protein-coding sequences here:
- the U2AF2 gene encoding splicing factor U2AF 65 kDa subunit isoform X3 is translated as MSEFDEFERQLNENKQERDKENRHRKRSHSRSRSRDRKRRSRSRERRVREQRSGSRDRRRRRDNLVEHIQPSFDKRSPRHEKKKKIRKYWDVPPPGFEHITPMQYKAMQAAGQIPATALLPTMTPDGLAVTPTPVPVVGSQMTRQARRLYVGNIPFGITEEAMMDFFNAQMRLGGLTQAPGNPVLAVQINQDKNFAFLEFRSVDETTQAMAFDGIIFQGQSLKIRRPHDYQPLPGMSENPSVYVPGVVSTVVPDSAHKLFIGGLPNYLNDDQVKELLTSFGPLKAFNLVKDSATGLSKGYAFCEYVDINVTDQVAIAGLNGMQLGDKKLLVQRASVGAKNATLSTINQTPVTLQVPGLMSSQVQMGGHPTEVLCLMNMVLPEELLDDDEYEEIVEDVREECSKYGIVKSIEIPRPVDGVEVPGCGKIYVEFTSVFDCQKAMQGLTGRKFANRVVVTKYCDPDGYHRRDFW
- the U2AF2 gene encoding splicing factor U2AF 65 kDa subunit isoform X1, yielding MSEFDEFERQLNENKQERDKENRHRKRSHSRSRSRDRKRRSRSRERRVREQRSGSRDRRRRRDNLVEHIQPSFDKSRSPRHEKKKKIRKYWDVPPPGFEHITPMQYKAMQAAGQIPATALLPTMTPDGLAVTPTPVPVVGSQMTRQARRLYVGNIPFGITEEAMMDFFNAQMRLGGLTQAPGNPVLAVQINQDKNFAFLEFRSVDETTQAMAFDGIIFQGQSLKIRRPHDYQPLPGMSENPSVYVPGVVSTVVPDSAHKLFIGGLPNYLNDDQVKELLTSFGPLKAFNLVKDSATGLSKGYAFCEYVDINVTDQVAIAGLNGMQLGDKKLLVQRASVGAKNATLSTINQTPVTLQVPGLMSSQVQMGGHPTEVLCLMNMVLPEELLDDDEYEEIVEDVREECSKYGIVKSIEIPRPVDGVEVPGCGKIYVEFTSVFDCQKAMQGLTGRKFANRVVVTKYCDPDGYHRRDFW
- the U2AF2 gene encoding splicing factor U2AF 65 kDa subunit isoform X2; the encoded protein is MSEFDEFERQLNENKQERDKENRHRKRSHSRSRSRDRKRRSRSRERRVREQRSGSRDRRRRRDNLVEHIQPSFDKSRSPRHEKKKKIRKYWDVPPPGFEHITPMQYKAMQAAGQIPATALLPTMTPDGLAVTPTPVPVVGSQMTRQARRLYVGNIPFGITEEAMMDFFNAQMRLGGLTQAPGNPVLAVQINQDKNFAFLEFRSVDETTQAMAFDGIIFQGQSLKIRRPHDYQPLPGMSENPSVYVPGVVSTVVPDSAHKLFIGGLPNYLNDDQVKELLTSFGPLKAFNLVKDSATGLSKGYAFCEYVDINVTDQAIAGLNGMQLGDKKLLVQRASVGAKNATLSTINQTPVTLQVPGLMSSQVQMGGHPTEVLCLMNMVLPEELLDDDEYEEIVEDVREECSKYGIVKSIEIPRPVDGVEVPGCGKIYVEFTSVFDCQKAMQGLTGRKFANRVVVTKYCDPDGYHRRDFW
- the U2AF2 gene encoding splicing factor U2AF 65 kDa subunit isoform X4, coding for MSEFDEFERQLNENKQERDKENRHRKRSHSRSRSRDRKRRSRSRERRVREQRSGSRDRRRRSRSPRHEKKKKIRKYWDVPPPGFEHITPMQYKAMQAAGQIPATALLPTMTPDGLAVTPTPVPVVGSQMTRQARRLYVGNIPFGITEEAMMDFFNAQMRLGGLTQAPGNPVLAVQINQDKNFAFLEFRSVDETTQAMAFDGIIFQGQSLKIRRPHDYQPLPGMSENPSVYVPGVVSTVVPDSAHKLFIGGLPNYLNDDQVKELLTSFGPLKAFNLVKDSATGLSKGYAFCEYVDINVTDQVAIAGLNGMQLGDKKLLVQRASVGAKNATLSTINQTPVTLQVPGLMSSQVQMGGHPTEVLCLMNMVLPEELLDDDEYEEIVEDVREECSKYGIVKSIEIPRPVDGVEVPGCGKIYVEFTSVFDCQKAMQGLTGRKFANRVVVTKYCDPDGYHRRDFW
- the U2AF2 gene encoding splicing factor U2AF 65 kDa subunit isoform X5, which encodes MSEFDEFERQLNENKQERDKENRHRKRSHSRSRSRDRKRRSRSRERRVREQRSGSRDRRRRSRSPRHEKKKKIRKYWDVPPPGFEHITPMQYKAMQAAGQIPATALLPTMTPDGLAVTPTPVPVVGSQMTRQARRLYVGNIPFGITEEAMMDFFNAQMRLGGLTQAPGNPVLAVQINQDKNFAFLEFRSVDETTQAMAFDGIIFQGQSLKIRRPHDYQPLPGMSENPSVYVPGVVSTVVPDSAHKLFIGGLPNYLNDDQVKELLTSFGPLKAFNLVKDSATGLSKGYAFCEYVDINVTDQAIAGLNGMQLGDKKLLVQRASVGAKNATLSTINQTPVTLQVPGLMSSQVQMGGHPTEVLCLMNMVLPEELLDDDEYEEIVEDVREECSKYGIVKSIEIPRPVDGVEVPGCGKIYVEFTSVFDCQKAMQGLTGRKFANRVVVTKYCDPDGYHRRDFW